From the Halobellus litoreus genome, the window CACGTGCGCCTTCACCCGAACGTCCTCGGTCTCCAAGATCTTCTTCGCGATGGCGCCCGCGGCGACCCAGTTCACCGTCTCGCGCGCCGAGGAGCGCCCGCCGCCGCCCCAGTTGCGCGTGCCGAACTTCGCCGAGTAGGTGAAGTCGCCGTGACTCGGGCGCGGGGCCGTCACGTACGGTTCGTACTTCCCCGAACGGGCGTCCTTGTTCTCGATGACCATCCCGATCGGGGTCCCAGTCGTGTACCCGTCCTGCGTCCCGGAGTTGATCGAGACCGCGTCGGGTTCGCCCCTCGAAGTCGTGATCATCGACTGGCCCGGCTTTCGTCTGTCCAGTTCCGCCTGGACGTCGTCCTCGTCGAGTTCGAGCCCGGCCGGACAGCCCGACACCGTCACGCCCATCGCGTCGCCGTGGCTCTCGCCGTAGGTGGTGACCTGGAAGAGCCGGCCGAATCGGTTCCCGTTCATTACCTCGCCGTCGTGGTTCCGGGCATATATACGTTGCAGAAAGCCGCAATCGGCGGGCGTCGAGACGAACGTACGCCCCGACTGGGGGAACGAATATGCGGCGCGCCCACGAAAGACACGTTACGGGACCTCCCGGAGCCTCGCATGGACAACATCGAATACGCGTACACTCTCGGAATGGACGACGCGGCGGTCGAAGAGCGACTGGAGACGGCCGAGACGGGCGTGCTCGCCCTCTCGGACGGGGACGACAGCTACGCGATTCCGCTCGCGCACTACTACGACGGCGAACGGCTCTACTTCCGACTCGGCGTCACCGACGGGAGTCGGAAACAGCAGTACCTCGAGACGACGGACACCGCGTCCTACGTCCTCTACGGGACCGAGGACACCGACGATCCGCGCGGGATCGA encodes:
- a CDS encoding pyridoxamine 5'-phosphate oxidase family protein encodes the protein MDNIEYAYTLGMDDAAVEERLETAETGVLALSDGDDSYAIPLAHYYDGERLYFRLGVTDGSRKQQYLETTDTASYVLYGTEDTDDPRGIDSWSVLVTGHLTELPESEYERFDTAEINRAFSPIRVFDEDVEEMDIVIVELEIESITGRHTSDA